The sequence GGAGCGAGTTGGCGACCAGCTCGCTGGCGGCGAGGACGCCGAGGTCGCGGAGCTCGGCCGGGAAGCGCCAGGAGGTCAGGACCCCGGTGGCGAAGGCGCGGGCGCGCGGGGTGGCCTCGATGCCGCCGAGCAGGTCGAGGGCGGCGTTGTGGAACAGCTCCGCGTCGGTCCCCGTACGGGCGGGGTGCTGGACCACCAGGACCGCCACGTCGTCGTCGTGCTCGGCGGTCACCCCCAGCGAGCGGATCAGCCGGTCGCAGACCACCTGCGGGGTCCCCTTGGCGCCGGAGAGGGCGCGGGCCAGGGAGGCGACGCCCTCGTCGATGTCCTCGCTGCGGCGCTCGACCAGGCCGTCGGTGTAGAGGACCGCGGTGGAGCCGGGCGGCAGCGCGATCGTGCCCGAGGTGTGGACCCAGCCGCCGGTGCCGAGCGGCGGGCCCGTGGGGTCGGCGGCGCGGTGGACCGTGCCGTCCTCGTCGCTGACCAGGATCGGGAGGTGGCCCGCGGAGGCGTAGACGAGCTGTCCCTCGTTCGGGTCGTGGACGGCGTACACGCAGGTGGCGATCTGGGTCGCGTCGATCTCGGAGGCGAGGCCGTCCAGCAGCTGGATCACCTCGTGCGGCGGGAGGTCGAGGCGGGCGTAGGCGCGGACGGCGGTGCGGAGCTGGCCCATCACGGCGGCGGCGCGGACGCCCCGGCCCATCACGTCGCCGATGACCAGGGCGGTGCGGCCGGCGCCGAGGGTGATGACGTCGTACCAGTCGCCGCCGACGGCCGCGTCGGTGCCGCCGGGCTGGTAGGTGGCGGCGATCCGGAGGTCGTCGGGCTGCTCCAGCTCCTGCGGGAGCAGGGAGCGCTGGAGGGTGACGGCCGTCTCGCGGTGGCGGCGCTCGCTGGTGCGCAGGCGCTCGGCGGCCTCGGCGTGGTCGGTGACGTCGGCCGCGTAGACGAGGACACCGCCCTCCCTCCTGCCGTCGCCCTTCTCCTCCGTGCTGCCCCAGGCGGCGACCGGGGTGCAGGTCACCGTGTACGAACCGCCCCCGGCCGTTCGGCGGGACTTGACCGTACGGGCGGTGCCGCTGCGCAGGACCTGGTCCAGCAGGGGCAGCACACTCAGCTCGGCGAGCTCGGGCAGGGCCTCGGCGGCGGGCGTGCCGCAGGTGCGGGGGCCGAACGTGGTCTCGTACGCCTCGTTGACGTAGGCGACGCGGTGGTCCGGGCCGTGCAGCAGGGCGACGGCGGCGGGGAGCCGGCCGAGGATCTCTCGGGCCGAGAGGTCGTCCGGGGCGGGTCCGGGTGCGGCCGGGGCGGGGGTGGTGTCGGAGGGTTCCGGAAGTGTGCCGTCCGGCAGGGGGGCCTCGGTCTGCGCCTGGGCGTACTCGGCCCGGGCTGCGGGGACGGGACTGCGGTCGTCCCGCGCGGCGGCTCGACGCTGCGTTCCGGGAAGGCGGGCGCTCCAACGCGTGAAGTTCACGGAATTTCTGGCCTCGTGTGTCGGTTCGGTGCGTCGCTGCTGGTCACTGTTGGTCACTGCCGGCCGGGTCACTCTGTGCAGGTGTGAGCCCACCTATGGTCACACGCCCAGTGTGACCGACCGTACTGACAGTTGCCGTCCGGGCGCTGTCCTGGCGGCGTCCGAACGGCGTACGCCGGGGAGCGGCCCTGGTCAGCGGGAGGGGCGGGGCGGCACTCCGCCCGGCGGGTCCTCCGGGCTCCCGTCGGCGTCGGGGCGGGGCAGGGTGCCGGGGCGTTGCGGGGCCGCCGGGCCGCCACCGGCCGCGAGTTCGAACTCGGCCCGGGGGTGTTCGAGCGAGCCGAGGGAGACGATCTCCCGCTTGAAGAGTCCGGCCAGGGTCCATTCGGCAAGGACGCGCGCCTTCCGGTTGAACGTGGGCACCCGGCTGAGGTGGTACGTGCGGTGCATCAGCCAGGCGGGGTATCCCTTGAGCTTGCGACCGTAGACGTGGGCGACGCCTTTGTGCAGGCCCAGGGAGGCGACCGATCCCGCGTAGGAGTGGCGGTACTCCTTCGGCCCGCGCCCCTCCAGCGTCGCGAGGACGTTGTCGGCGAGGACCTTCGCCTGGCGGACGGCGTGCTGGGCGTTGGGGGCGGTCTCCCTGCCCGGCTCGGCGGCGGTGAGGTCGGGGACGGCGGCGGCGTCGCCCGCGGCCCAGGCGTGCGGCATTCCCTCGACGGCGAGGGTGGCGGTACAGCGGAGCCGGCCGCGTTCGGTGAAGGGCAGGTCGGTGGCGGCCAGGAGCGGTGCCGGTCTGACGCCGGCGGTCCATACGAGCGTGCGGGTGGGGAAGCGGGAGCCGTCGCTCAGGACGGCGACGCGGTCCTCGCAGGTGTCGAGTCGGGTTTCGAGGCGTACGTCGACGCCTCGGCCGCGCAGCTCCCCGATGGCGTAGCGGCCCATGGCCTCACCGACCTCGGGGAGGATGCGGTCGGAGGCCTCGACCAGGATCCATCTCAGGTCCGTGGGCTTGATGTTGTGGTAGTACCGCGCGGTGTAGCGGGCCATGTCCTCCAGCTCGGCGAGCGCTTCCACGCCCGCGTAGCCGCCGCCGACGAAGACGAAGGTGAGGGCGGCGTCGCGGATCGCGGGGTCGCGGGTGGCCGAGGCGATGTCCATCTGTTCGATGACGTGGTTGCGCAGCCCGATGGCTTCCTCGACGGTCTTGAACCCGATGCCGAAGTCGGCGAGGCCGGGCACGGGGAGGGTGCGCGAGACGGATCCCGGGGCGATGACGATCTCGTCGTACGCGATCTCCAGGGCGCCGGTGCCGTCCTCCGCCGTGGCCAGGGTGGTGACGGTCGCCGTGCGCTTGGCGTGGTCGATGCGTCCGGCCTCGCCGATGACGATCGTGCAGTGGTCCAGGACGCGGCGCAGCGGTACGACCACGTGGCGGGGCGAGATCGATCCGGCGGCCGCCTCGGGGAGGAAGGGCTGGTACGTCATGTACGGCTCGGGCGTGACGACCACGATCTCGGCGTCCCCGCTCTTGAGTCTCTGCTTCAACTTCCGTTGGAGACGCAGCGCTGTGTACATCCCGACGTAGCCGCCGCCGACGACGAGAATGCGCACACCTGGCCGGGTGCCGGGGGTCGTCCCCCGGGAATCTGGAGCCATCACCACCCCATGACGCAACGGAGTCGG is a genomic window of Streptomyces sp. SID8374 containing:
- a CDS encoding NAD(P)/FAD-dependent oxidoreductase → MAPDSRGTTPGTRPGVRILVVGGGYVGMYTALRLQRKLKQRLKSGDAEIVVVTPEPYMTYQPFLPEAAAGSISPRHVVVPLRRVLDHCTIVIGEAGRIDHAKRTATVTTLATAEDGTGALEIAYDEIVIAPGSVSRTLPVPGLADFGIGFKTVEEAIGLRNHVIEQMDIASATRDPAIRDAALTFVFVGGGYAGVEALAELEDMARYTARYYHNIKPTDLRWILVEASDRILPEVGEAMGRYAIGELRGRGVDVRLETRLDTCEDRVAVLSDGSRFPTRTLVWTAGVRPAPLLAATDLPFTERGRLRCTATLAVEGMPHAWAAGDAAAVPDLTAAEPGRETAPNAQHAVRQAKVLADNVLATLEGRGPKEYRHSYAGSVASLGLHKGVAHVYGRKLKGYPAWLMHRTYHLSRVPTFNRKARVLAEWTLAGLFKREIVSLGSLEHPRAEFELAAGGGPAAPQRPGTLPRPDADGSPEDPPGGVPPRPSR
- a CDS encoding SpoIIE family protein phosphatase, giving the protein MNFTRWSARLPGTQRRAAARDDRSPVPAARAEYAQAQTEAPLPDGTLPEPSDTTPAPAAPGPAPDDLSAREILGRLPAAVALLHGPDHRVAYVNEAYETTFGPRTCGTPAAEALPELAELSVLPLLDQVLRSGTARTVKSRRTAGGGSYTVTCTPVAAWGSTEEKGDGRREGGVLVYAADVTDHAEAAERLRTSERRHRETAVTLQRSLLPQELEQPDDLRIAATYQPGGTDAAVGGDWYDVITLGAGRTALVIGDVMGRGVRAAAVMGQLRTAVRAYARLDLPPHEVIQLLDGLASEIDATQIATCVYAVHDPNEGQLVYASAGHLPILVSDEDGTVHRAADPTGPPLGTGGWVHTSGTIALPPGSTAVLYTDGLVERRSEDIDEGVASLARALSGAKGTPQVVCDRLIRSLGVTAEHDDDVAVLVVQHPARTGTDAELFHNAALDLLGGIEATPRARAFATGVLTSWRFPAELRDLGVLAASELVANSLQHGTPPMRLGLRRTDRRLIIEVTDGDDHLPRRRQAEPADEAGRGIEIIASIATSWGSRRTPGGGKAVWCEFALPR